One stretch of Streptomyces agglomeratus DNA includes these proteins:
- a CDS encoding ABC transporter ATP-binding protein, with product MTDTAIEAVALGKSYGRRGQALRACSFRLPAGRVCAVVGPNGAGKSTLLALAAGLLRPTEGSLTVLGTDPASARDRIAHVAQDKPLYPQLTVGDTLRLGAELNPGRWDARTADRVVQEGGLDLGARVRTLSGGQRTRVALALALGKRPELMLLDEPMADLDPLARHQLMGTLMATAVEHGTTVVMSSHIIGELADACDHLLLVSGGGIRLGGPIDDLVAAHTLVMGLGPASDLAPHTVVEARATGRGTTALIRREGPVGGDWDAEEPSLEELLLAHLRSPDAPPLLAPGTTARPERGVAA from the coding sequence ATGACCGATACCGCCATCGAGGCGGTCGCGCTGGGCAAGAGCTACGGGCGGCGGGGCCAGGCCCTGCGCGCGTGCTCCTTCCGGCTGCCCGCAGGACGCGTCTGCGCGGTCGTAGGCCCCAACGGCGCCGGCAAGTCGACCCTCCTCGCCCTCGCGGCCGGACTGCTCCGCCCCACCGAGGGTTCGCTCACCGTGCTGGGCACCGACCCGGCGAGCGCCCGCGACCGCATCGCCCACGTCGCCCAGGACAAGCCGCTCTACCCGCAGCTCACCGTGGGCGACACCCTACGCCTCGGCGCCGAACTGAACCCGGGCCGTTGGGACGCCCGTACCGCCGACCGGGTCGTACAGGAGGGCGGACTCGACCTCGGCGCACGCGTCCGCACGCTCTCGGGCGGCCAGCGCACCCGCGTGGCTCTGGCTCTCGCGCTCGGCAAGCGGCCCGAACTCATGCTGCTGGACGAGCCGATGGCCGACCTCGACCCGCTCGCCCGGCACCAGCTCATGGGCACCCTCATGGCGACGGCCGTCGAACACGGCACGACCGTCGTGATGTCGTCGCACATCATCGGCGAACTCGCCGACGCCTGCGACCACCTGCTCCTCGTCTCCGGCGGGGGCATCCGTCTCGGCGGTCCCATCGACGACCTGGTCGCGGCACACACCCTGGTGATGGGCCTGGGCCCGGCATCGGACCTGGCCCCGCACACCGTCGTCGAAGCGCGCGCCACCGGGCGCGGAACCACTGCCCTGATCCGCCGCGAAGGCCCGGTCGGCGGCGACTGGGACGCCGAAGAGCCCTCCCTGGAGGAACTGTTGCTCGCCCACCTGCGCTCCCCGGACGCGCCGCCGCTGCTCGCCCCGGGCACGACGGCCCGCCCGGAGCGGGGGGTGGCCGCGTGA
- a CDS encoding NUDIX hydrolase — MAAPAGGGAVTGPEDTVLAAGCVLWRRSPFDGGLEICLVHRPKYDDWSHPKGKLKRGEDALAGALREVLEETGHHCAPGAELPTMRYVANGRPKRVSYWAAEATEGDFTPGDEVDRILWLSPTAARNRLTQPRDRDLVDALLDSLHRA, encoded by the coding sequence GTGGCAGCCCCTGCCGGCGGCGGCGCCGTGACCGGCCCCGAGGACACGGTCCTCGCCGCCGGCTGCGTGCTCTGGCGCCGGTCGCCGTTCGACGGCGGCCTGGAGATCTGCCTCGTGCACCGGCCGAAATACGACGACTGGTCGCATCCCAAGGGCAAGCTCAAGCGCGGCGAGGACGCACTGGCTGGCGCGCTGCGCGAGGTCCTGGAGGAAACCGGCCACCACTGCGCGCCGGGCGCCGAACTGCCCACGATGCGGTACGTCGCGAACGGCCGCCCCAAGCGCGTGTCCTACTGGGCGGCGGAAGCCACGGAGGGTGACTTCACCCCGGGCGACGAGGTGGACCGGATCCTCTGGCTCTCGCCCACGGCGGCCAGAAACCGCCTGACGCAGCCCCGCGACCGCGACCTGGTGGACGCCCTGCTGGACTCCCTCCACCGCGCGTAA
- a CDS encoding RNA degradosome polyphosphate kinase: MSQQPSADVPVQHAQPSVGSIAVHRPHTLAGSPVTNLDPDIDADLDAYAEYAEGPAADTELPQGRFLDRERSWLAFNERVLELAEDPATPLLERANFLAIFASNLDEFFMVRVAGLKRRIATGVATRSASGLQPREVLELIWTRSRELMARHAACYQQDIAPALSDEGVHLIRWPDLTEKEQARLFTLFRQQIFPVLTPLAVDPAHPFPYISGLSLNLAVVVRNPVSGHRHFARVKVPPLLSRFLEASPQRYVPLEDVIAAHLEELFPGMEVLAHHMFRVTRNEDLEVEEDDTENLLQALEKELMRRRFGPPVRLEVEESIDPYVLDLLVRELKMSDAEVYPLPGPLDLTGLFGIAALDRPELKFPKYIAGTHRDLAEVESASAPDVFAALRERDVLLHHPYDSFSTSVQAFLEQAAADPDVLAIKQTLYRTSGDSPIVDALIDAAESGKQVLVLVEIKARFDEQANIKWARKLEESGCHVVYGLVGLKTHCKLSLVVRQEGDLLRRYSHVGTGNYHPKTARLYEDLGLLTADPQVGADLSDLFNRLSGYSRRETYRRLLVAPKSLRDGLVARINKEAAHHQAGRPAYVRIKVNSMVDEAIIDACYRAAKAGVPVDIWVRGICAIRPGVSGLSENVRVRSILGRFLEHSRIFAFGNGGEPEVWFGSADMMHRNLDRRIEALVRVTDPAHRASLSRLLETGMSDSTASWHLGPDGNWTRHAADADGQPLRHVQEMLIDARRRRRAKP; this comes from the coding sequence ATGAGCCAGCAGCCGAGCGCCGATGTCCCTGTCCAGCATGCTCAGCCGTCCGTCGGTTCCATCGCCGTGCACCGCCCGCACACCCTGGCGGGCTCCCCGGTGACCAATCTGGATCCCGACATCGACGCCGATCTGGACGCGTACGCCGAGTACGCGGAGGGACCCGCGGCCGACACCGAGCTGCCGCAGGGCCGCTTCCTCGACCGGGAGCGCAGCTGGCTGGCCTTCAACGAGCGGGTGCTCGAACTCGCCGAGGACCCGGCCACGCCCCTGCTCGAACGAGCGAACTTCCTCGCGATCTTCGCCTCGAACCTGGACGAGTTCTTCATGGTCCGGGTGGCGGGCCTGAAGCGCCGCATCGCGACCGGTGTCGCCACCCGGTCCGCGTCCGGCCTCCAGCCCCGCGAGGTGCTGGAGCTGATCTGGACCCGCTCGCGCGAGCTCATGGCCCGGCACGCCGCCTGCTACCAGCAGGACATCGCCCCCGCCCTCTCCGACGAGGGCGTGCACCTCATCCGCTGGCCGGACCTGACCGAGAAGGAACAGGCGCGCCTCTTCACCCTCTTCCGCCAGCAGATCTTCCCGGTGCTCACCCCGCTGGCCGTGGACCCCGCGCACCCCTTCCCGTACATCTCGGGGCTGTCCCTCAACCTCGCCGTGGTCGTACGCAATCCGGTCAGCGGCCACCGCCACTTCGCCCGTGTCAAGGTGCCGCCGCTGCTGTCCCGCTTCCTGGAGGCGTCCCCGCAGCGGTACGTACCCCTCGAGGACGTCATCGCGGCGCACCTGGAAGAGCTCTTCCCCGGCATGGAGGTCCTCGCGCACCACATGTTCCGGGTGACCAGGAACGAGGACCTCGAAGTCGAGGAGGACGACACCGAGAACCTCCTCCAGGCGCTGGAGAAGGAGCTCATGCGCCGCCGCTTCGGGCCGCCGGTGCGCCTGGAGGTCGAGGAGTCCATCGACCCGTACGTCCTGGACCTGCTCGTACGCGAACTGAAGATGTCCGACGCCGAGGTGTACCCGCTGCCCGGCCCGCTGGACCTCACTGGACTCTTCGGCATCGCGGCGCTGGACCGGCCGGAGCTGAAGTTCCCGAAGTACATCGCGGGCACCCACCGGGACCTCGCGGAGGTCGAGTCGGCGTCCGCGCCGGACGTCTTCGCCGCCCTGCGGGAGCGCGACGTGCTGCTGCACCACCCGTACGACTCCTTCTCGACCTCCGTGCAGGCGTTCCTGGAGCAGGCGGCGGCCGACCCGGACGTGCTGGCGATCAAGCAGACGCTGTACCGGACCTCGGGCGACTCCCCGATAGTGGACGCGCTGATCGACGCCGCCGAGTCCGGCAAGCAGGTCCTCGTCCTCGTCGAGATCAAGGCCCGCTTCGACGAGCAGGCCAACATCAAGTGGGCCCGCAAGCTGGAGGAGTCCGGCTGCCACGTCGTGTACGGGCTCGTCGGGCTCAAGACCCACTGCAAGCTGTCCCTCGTCGTCCGGCAGGAGGGCGACCTGCTGCGCCGCTACTCCCACGTCGGTACGGGCAACTACCACCCGAAGACGGCCCGCCTGTACGAGGACCTGGGACTGCTGACGGCCGATCCACAGGTCGGCGCCGACCTCTCCGACCTGTTCAACCGGCTGTCCGGCTACTCGCGCCGCGAGACCTACCGACGGCTGCTCGTCGCGCCCAAGTCGCTGCGGGACGGACTGGTCGCCCGTATCAACAAGGAAGCCGCGCACCACCAGGCGGGCCGTCCCGCGTACGTCCGGATCAAGGTCAACTCGATGGTCGACGAAGCGATCATCGACGCCTGCTACCGGGCGGCGAAGGCGGGCGTTCCGGTCGACATCTGGGTACGCGGCATCTGCGCCATCCGCCCCGGAGTCTCCGGCCTCTCGGAGAACGTCCGGGTCCGCTCGATACTCGGCCGCTTCCTCGAACACTCGCGGATCTTCGCCTTCGGCAACGGCGGCGAGCCCGAGGTCTGGTTCGGCAGCGCCGACATGATGCACCGCAACCTCGACCGCCGCATAGAGGCGCTTGTACGGGTCACCGACCCGGCGCACCGCGCGTCCCTCAGCCGGCTGCTGGAAACCGGAATGTCCGACTCGACGGCCTCCTGGCACCTCGGCCCCGACGGCAACTGGACGCGGCACGCGGCCGACGCCGACGGCCAGCCGCTGCGGCACGTACAGGAGATGCTCATTGACGCCCGGAGGCGCCGGCGTGCGAAACCATGA
- the pstS gene encoding phosphate ABC transporter substrate-binding protein PstS, whose translation MKLQRKNRLRATALGALAVSGALVLTACGSDDNTASTGGAGENTKAASNIKCDDAKGKLLASGSSAQKNAMDLWVRNYMAACTGVEVNYKSSSSGEGIVAFNQGTVGFAGSDSALKPEEVAESKKICKGGQGINLPMVGGPIALGYNLEGVDDLNLDAATVAKIFNSKIKKWNDPAIAKLNPGAKLPAKAIQPYHRSEDSGTTQNLGKYLGATAKKDWPYEAEKKWPAPGGQAASGSSGVAAQVKQEDGAIGYFELSYASSQNISTVKIDTGAAEPVAATSENASTAIAAAKIEGQGKDLALKLDYATKADGAYPIVLVTYEIVCDKGNNAETLGTVKSFLTYTASEDGQKVLSEAGYAPIPAEINAKVRETVATLS comes from the coding sequence GTGAAGCTTCAGCGCAAGAACCGGCTTCGCGCCACCGCGCTCGGCGCCCTCGCCGTCTCCGGCGCCCTGGTCCTCACGGCGTGCGGCTCGGACGACAACACTGCTTCCACCGGTGGGGCCGGTGAGAACACCAAGGCCGCCAGCAACATCAAGTGCGACGACGCCAAGGGCAAGCTCCTCGCGTCCGGGTCGAGCGCGCAGAAGAACGCCATGGACCTCTGGGTCAGGAACTACATGGCCGCCTGCACCGGCGTCGAGGTCAACTACAAGTCCTCGTCCTCCGGTGAGGGCATCGTCGCGTTCAACCAGGGCACGGTCGGCTTCGCCGGCTCCGACTCGGCGCTCAAGCCCGAAGAGGTCGCCGAGTCGAAGAAGATCTGCAAGGGCGGCCAGGGCATCAACCTCCCGATGGTCGGCGGCCCGATCGCGCTCGGCTACAACCTGGAGGGCGTCGACGACCTGAACCTCGACGCCGCCACCGTGGCCAAGATCTTCAACAGCAAGATCAAGAAGTGGAACGACCCGGCGATCGCCAAGCTCAACCCGGGCGCCAAGCTCCCCGCCAAGGCGATCCAGCCGTACCACCGCTCCGAGGACTCCGGCACCACGCAGAACCTCGGCAAGTACCTCGGCGCCACCGCCAAGAAGGACTGGCCGTACGAGGCCGAGAAGAAGTGGCCCGCGCCCGGCGGCCAGGCCGCGTCCGGCTCCTCCGGTGTCGCCGCGCAGGTCAAGCAGGAGGACGGGGCGATCGGTTACTTCGAGCTCTCGTACGCCAGCTCGCAGAACATCTCCACCGTCAAGATCGACACGGGTGCGGCCGAGCCGGTCGCCGCGACCTCCGAGAACGCCTCGACGGCCATCGCCGCCGCGAAGATCGAGGGCCAGGGCAAGGACCTCGCCCTGAAGCTCGACTACGCCACCAAGGCCGACGGCGCGTACCCGATCGTCCTGGTGACCTACGAGATCGTCTGCGACAAGGGCAACAACGCCGAGACCCTCGGCACCGTCAAGTCCTTCCTGACGTACACCGCCAGTGAGGACGGCCAGAAGGTCCTCTCCGAGGCCGGCTACGCGCCGATCCCGGCGGAGATCAACGCGAAGGTCCGCGAGACGGTCGCCACCCTCTCGTAA
- the mshD gene encoding mycothiol synthase gives MTTDPTTPASLRKIQTLDALDEEQARQVLGLLDEAARVDGVQAVSEQGRLQLRGGHREGIRHFLLYVGDGPLLGYAQLEDTDPVEAPAAELVVHPSHRGHGHGRTLGSTVLDASGKRLRVWAHGGKAAARHLAQVLGLTLFRELRQMRRPLAPLDIPEPVYPAGVSVRTFVPGQDDAAWLSVNAAAFAHHPEQGGMTQRDLDDRKAEPWFDPKGFFLAERNGELVGFHWTKVHAEEQLGEVYVVGIRPDAQGGGLGKALTSTGLRHLAAEGVPTAMLYVDADNTAAVTVYERLGFTTHETDLMYRTES, from the coding sequence ATGACGACTGACCCCACGACCCCCGCCTCCCTCAGGAAGATCCAGACCCTCGACGCGCTCGACGAGGAGCAGGCCCGGCAGGTCCTCGGGCTGCTCGACGAGGCCGCCCGCGTGGACGGTGTGCAGGCCGTGTCCGAGCAGGGCCGGCTTCAGCTGCGCGGCGGACACCGGGAAGGCATCCGGCACTTCCTGCTGTACGTCGGAGACGGGCCCCTCCTCGGTTACGCCCAACTGGAGGACACCGATCCCGTCGAGGCCCCCGCCGCCGAGCTGGTCGTACACCCCTCGCACCGCGGTCACGGGCACGGCCGCACGCTCGGGTCGACCGTGCTGGACGCGTCGGGCAAGCGGCTGCGGGTCTGGGCGCACGGCGGGAAGGCGGCGGCGCGGCACCTCGCGCAGGTGCTCGGGCTCACGCTCTTCCGCGAACTGCGGCAGATGCGGCGGCCGTTGGCCCCGCTGGACATCCCCGAGCCGGTGTACCCGGCCGGCGTGAGCGTGCGGACGTTCGTACCGGGGCAGGACGACGCCGCCTGGCTGTCCGTCAACGCGGCGGCGTTCGCGCACCACCCCGAGCAGGGCGGCATGACGCAGCGCGACCTGGACGACCGCAAGGCCGAGCCGTGGTTCGACCCCAAGGGCTTCTTCCTGGCGGAGCGCAACGGGGAACTCGTCGGTTTCCACTGGACGAAGGTGCACGCGGAGGAGCAGCTCGGCGAGGTGTACGTCGTCGGCATCCGCCCCGACGCGCAGGGCGGCGGCCTCGGCAAGGCCCTGACCTCGACGGGGCTGCGGCACCTGGCGGCCGAGGGCGTGCCGACCGCGATGCTGTACGTCGACGCCGACAACACGGCGGCGGTGACGGTGTACGAGCGGCTCGGTTTCACCACGCACGAGACGGACCTGATGTACCGCACGGAGTCGTGA
- a CDS encoding GntR family transcriptional regulator, with the protein MVEYRIDRRSGVATYLQIVHQTKQALRLGLLEPGDKLPTAREVVEATAINPNTVLKAYRELEREGLVEARRGLGTFVRRSLGGAPAQTPLHAELTAWAARAREAGLDRDDVAALFTSVLDDLFEGDHA; encoded by the coding sequence ATGGTCGAATACCGCATCGACCGGCGATCCGGCGTCGCCACCTACCTCCAGATCGTGCACCAGACCAAACAGGCCCTGCGCCTGGGCCTGTTGGAGCCCGGCGACAAGCTGCCGACCGCCCGCGAGGTCGTCGAAGCCACCGCCATCAACCCCAACACCGTGCTCAAGGCCTACCGCGAGCTGGAACGCGAAGGGCTGGTCGAGGCGCGGCGGGGGCTCGGCACCTTCGTCCGCAGGTCCCTCGGCGGCGCCCCCGCCCAAACCCCGCTGCACGCCGAGCTCACCGCGTGGGCGGCTCGGGCGCGCGAGGCGGGGCTGGACAGGGACGACGTGGCCGCGCTCTTCACATCCGTACTGGACGACCTGTTCGAGGGAGATCACGCATGA
- a CDS encoding sensor histidine kinase, giving the protein MSGALGRFRALPLRSRLALLTATAVAIAVAAVAAACWFVTRAQLEEQLDDSLRSVEVGQDYVQQLRVGCASRQAAGQALGMYVVQFVPVSGEPCTSPGAPAIPVRPVDTAVARGEQPFALHTTPDADGRDMRVYTYHFRDARQNLLPGPPFAVSIARPMSEVDEPLGSLAWVLLALSGIGVLGAGATGLLVARAGLRPVDKLADTVEHVARTEDLTVRIPVDGEDEIARLSRSFNAMTGALASSRDRQAQLIADAGHELRTPLTSLRTNVELLVRSDETGRAIPPADRAALMASVKAQMTELAALIGDLQELARPDTAGQGGPLRVIALHEIATAALERARLRGPELTINADLRPWYVRAEPAALERALVNVLDNAVKFSPAGGTVDVALNQQGELTVRDHGPGVPDAELPHVFERFWRSPSARALPGSGLGLSIVARTVQQAGGTVTLRRPRDGAGGTEALIRLPGAPTPPPPDATA; this is encoded by the coding sequence GTGAGCGGTGCGCTGGGCAGATTCCGCGCGCTGCCGCTGCGGTCCCGGCTGGCGCTGCTGACCGCGACGGCGGTGGCGATCGCGGTGGCGGCGGTCGCGGCGGCGTGCTGGTTCGTGACGCGGGCGCAGCTGGAGGAGCAGCTCGACGACTCGCTGCGCAGCGTCGAGGTCGGGCAGGACTACGTGCAGCAGCTGCGCGTGGGCTGCGCCAGCCGCCAGGCGGCCGGGCAGGCGCTCGGCATGTACGTCGTGCAGTTCGTCCCGGTCTCCGGCGAGCCGTGCACATCGCCCGGGGCCCCGGCGATTCCGGTGCGGCCCGTCGACACCGCCGTGGCCCGGGGCGAGCAGCCGTTCGCCCTGCACACCACGCCGGACGCGGACGGCCGGGACATGCGGGTCTACACGTACCACTTCCGCGACGCCCGGCAGAACCTGCTCCCCGGCCCCCCGTTCGCGGTCTCCATCGCCCGCCCCATGAGCGAGGTCGACGAACCGCTCGGCTCCCTCGCCTGGGTGCTGCTCGCGCTCTCCGGCATCGGGGTGCTGGGCGCCGGGGCGACCGGGCTCCTGGTCGCCCGCGCGGGGCTGCGCCCCGTGGACAAGCTGGCCGACACGGTCGAGCACGTGGCGCGCACGGAGGACCTGACCGTACGTATCCCGGTCGACGGCGAGGACGAGATCGCCCGCCTCTCGCGTTCCTTCAACGCGATGACCGGCGCCCTGGCCTCGTCCCGCGACCGCCAGGCCCAGCTGATCGCCGACGCGGGCCACGAGCTGCGCACGCCGCTGACGTCGTTGCGTACGAACGTCGAGCTGCTCGTCCGCAGCGACGAGACCGGGCGGGCGATCCCACCCGCCGACCGGGCCGCGCTCATGGCGTCCGTCAAGGCACAGATGACGGAACTGGCCGCGCTCATCGGCGACTTGCAGGAGCTCGCACGGCCCGACACGGCCGGCCAGGGCGGTCCGCTGCGCGTGATCGCGCTGCACGAGATCGCGACCGCCGCGCTGGAGCGCGCCCGGCTGCGCGGCCCGGAGCTGACCATCAACGCGGATCTCCGGCCCTGGTACGTACGGGCCGAACCGGCGGCGCTGGAGCGGGCGCTGGTCAACGTCCTGGACAACGCGGTGAAGTTCAGCCCGGCGGGCGGCACGGTCGATGTGGCCCTGAACCAGCAGGGCGAGCTGACGGTACGCGACCACGGTCCCGGCGTCCCGGACGCGGAACTCCCCCACGTCTTCGAACGCTTCTGGCGCTCCCCGTCCGCCCGCGCCCTGCCGGGATCGGGTCTGGGCCTGTCCATCGTGGCCCGCACGGTCCAGCAGGCGGGCGGCACGGTCACCCTGCGCCGGCCACGGGACGGGGCCGGCGGCACGGAGGCGCTGATCCGCCTGCCGGGCGCGCCGACCCCACCGCCGCCGGACGCAACGGCGTGA
- a CDS encoding CHAD domain-containing protein — protein sequence MSGDPAVPPPDSGHLPPTAAPRRDLHPDVLTRELLAPYLHDQATDFLRSLRVHRESGQDPQGAADAAGAARALRGSARRISATLHTFRPLTDTGWADTLRSELAWLSGVLAREHAYAARLNRLLEALNRLSGAGAGPVPVSPARGGGKSEPGSSLTVGAARAGALLERQLTLARTRAHSAALQALGSSRFHAVADAVALLASDVPLGPAAAAPAAEVLAPLATGAEQRLREAVAALPLGRAAHPYNAEALVHGLAPAPSSEAQDAPWHHVRLLLRLHRYAREVIAAPADTLTAARALDRHRDAAEAATAAASAARTPRIAPATAYALGVLHADQRHEVEAARFAFQQAWQPLPAAAP from the coding sequence GTGAGCGGCGATCCCGCCGTCCCGCCCCCGGACAGCGGGCACCTGCCGCCGACCGCGGCGCCCCGCCGCGACCTCCACCCGGACGTCCTCACCCGCGAGCTGCTGGCGCCGTACCTGCACGACCAGGCCACGGACTTCCTGCGCAGCCTGCGCGTGCACCGCGAGAGCGGCCAGGACCCGCAGGGCGCAGCGGACGCGGCCGGGGCGGCGCGCGCGCTGCGCGGCTCGGCCCGCCGGATCAGCGCGACGCTGCACACGTTCCGGCCGCTGACCGACACCGGCTGGGCGGACACCCTGCGGTCGGAGCTGGCCTGGCTCTCCGGCGTCCTGGCCCGCGAGCACGCCTACGCCGCCCGCCTGAACCGGCTGCTGGAGGCCCTGAACCGGCTCTCGGGAGCGGGCGCCGGTCCGGTTCCGGTGTCCCCGGCGCGCGGCGGCGGGAAGTCGGAGCCGGGCAGTTCGCTGACGGTGGGCGCGGCGCGGGCCGGTGCGCTGCTGGAGCGGCAGCTGACCCTGGCCCGGACCCGGGCGCACTCGGCGGCGCTCCAGGCGCTGGGTTCCTCGCGGTTCCACGCGGTCGCCGACGCCGTGGCCTTACTCGCCTCGGACGTTCCGCTCGGCCCGGCCGCCGCCGCCCCTGCCGCCGAGGTGCTCGCGCCGCTGGCGACGGGCGCCGAGCAGCGGCTCAGGGAGGCGGTGGCGGCGCTGCCGCTGGGACGCGCCGCGCACCCGTACAACGCCGAGGCCCTCGTCCACGGCCTGGCCCCGGCGCCGAGCAGCGAGGCGCAGGACGCCCCCTGGCACCACGTACGCCTGCTCCTGCGCCTGCACCGCTACGCGCGGGAGGTCATCGCCGCCCCCGCCGACACGCTCACCGCGGCCCGGGCCCTGGACCGCCACCGGGACGCGGCCGAGGCGGCCACCGCGGCGGCGTCGGCGGCCCGCACCCCGCGCATCGCCCCGGCGACGGCGTACGCCCTCGGCGTCCTGCACGCCGACCAGCGCCACGAGGTCGAGGCGGCCCGGTTCGCCTTCCAGCAGGCGTGGCAGCCCCTGCCGGCGGCGGCGCCGTGA
- a CDS encoding bifunctional metallophosphatase/5'-nucleotidase gives MSANPRTTRKHRAARRILASAAGLATLGALVAAMPASGAEEGDLAGDARHTYKPSRTVDVQLLSFNDLHGNLEPPAGSAGTVSETQPDGTVKAIPAGGVEHLATSLRKARQGERYSVTAAGGDMIGASPLMSGLFHDEPTIEALNKLDLDVSAVGNHEFDEGATELARMQNGGCHPVEGCFEKDKEFEGADFPYLAANVTNEKTGRPILKPYTVWKKNGVKIGFIGVTLEGTPNIVTENGIKGLKFHDEIETVNKYARELDRRGVKSIVALIHEGGSPASSSYNYDCDSPGAGDGISGPIVDIAKGITPKVDALVTGHTHQAYVCTVPDPAGKPRMVTSASSYGKLYTDTTLTYDRRTQDIVRTGVKSANHIVVRDQEQAKIWAPDMTSLIGRWNALAAPIAGKPQGFISADINGRGSTAPEKPLGDLIADAQLEGLAPADKGGAQIAFMNPGGIRSDLVFKASGSEGDGVVTYGEAFTVQPFTNMMNVVDLTGAQLITALQQQVSGANEASPKILQVSKGFTYTLDMTKTGAARVDVASVKLNGVALDPAKTYRVAMNEFLAGGGDGFPVFKEHKNKLVGASDLDVFNAYLAQNSSAAGPITPPAADRITVLK, from the coding sequence ATGTCAGCGAACCCTCGTACCACCCGCAAGCACCGAGCGGCCCGGCGCATACTCGCCTCCGCCGCGGGTCTCGCCACCCTCGGTGCCCTCGTCGCCGCCATGCCGGCTTCCGGTGCCGAGGAGGGCGACCTGGCCGGCGACGCGCGGCACACGTACAAGCCCTCGCGGACCGTGGACGTGCAGCTGCTGTCCTTCAACGACCTGCACGGAAACCTGGAGCCCCCGGCGGGCTCGGCCGGCACGGTCAGCGAGACGCAGCCCGACGGCACCGTGAAGGCGATCCCGGCCGGTGGCGTCGAACACCTGGCCACCTCGCTGCGCAAGGCGCGCCAGGGTGAGCGGTACTCCGTCACCGCCGCCGGCGGCGACATGATCGGCGCCAGCCCGCTCATGTCCGGCCTCTTCCACGACGAGCCGACGATCGAGGCGCTGAACAAGCTCGACCTCGACGTGTCGGCCGTGGGCAACCACGAGTTCGACGAGGGCGCCACCGAGCTGGCCCGCATGCAGAACGGCGGCTGCCACCCGGTCGAGGGCTGCTTCGAGAAGGACAAGGAGTTCGAGGGCGCGGACTTCCCCTACCTGGCCGCCAACGTCACGAACGAGAAGACCGGCAGGCCGATCCTCAAGCCGTACACGGTGTGGAAGAAGAACGGCGTCAAGATCGGCTTCATCGGCGTGACCCTCGAAGGCACTCCGAACATCGTCACCGAGAACGGCATCAAGGGCCTCAAGTTCCACGACGAGATCGAGACGGTCAACAAGTACGCCAGGGAACTCGACCGCCGGGGCGTCAAGTCGATCGTCGCGCTCATCCACGAGGGCGGCTCGCCGGCCTCCTCGTCGTACAACTACGACTGCGACTCGCCGGGCGCCGGCGACGGCATCTCCGGCCCGATCGTCGACATCGCCAAGGGCATCACGCCGAAGGTCGACGCGCTGGTCACCGGCCACACGCACCAGGCGTACGTCTGCACCGTCCCCGACCCGGCGGGCAAGCCGCGCATGGTCACCTCGGCGTCCTCGTACGGCAAGCTCTACACGGACACCACGCTCACCTACGACCGCCGCACCCAGGACATCGTGCGCACGGGCGTCAAGAGCGCGAACCACATCGTCGTCCGCGACCAGGAGCAGGCCAAGATCTGGGCGCCGGACATGACCTCGCTCATCGGCCGCTGGAACGCGCTCGCCGCCCCGATCGCCGGCAAGCCCCAGGGCTTCATCTCCGCCGACATCAACGGACGCGGCTCGACGGCCCCCGAGAAGCCGCTCGGCGACCTCATCGCGGACGCGCAGCTGGAGGGCCTGGCCCCGGCCGACAAGGGCGGCGCGCAGATCGCCTTCATGAATCCCGGCGGCATCCGCTCCGACCTCGTCTTCAAGGCGAGCGGCAGTGAGGGCGACGGCGTTGTGACGTACGGCGAGGCGTTCACCGTCCAGCCGTTCACCAACATGATGAACGTCGTCGACCTGACCGGCGCCCAGCTCATCACCGCGCTCCAGCAGCAGGTCAGCGGCGCCAACGAGGCGTCGCCGAAGATCCTTCAGGTCTCGAAGGGCTTCACCTACACCCTGGACATGACGAAGACGGGCGCCGCGCGCGTCGACGTGGCCTCGGTGAAGCTGAACGGCGTCGCGCTCGACCCGGCCAAGACGTACCGCGTCGCGATGAACGAGTTCCTCGCGGGCGGCGGCGACGGCTTCCCGGTCTTCAAGGAGCACAAGAACAAGCTGGTCGGCGCCTCCGACCTGGACGTCTTCAACGCCTACCTGGCGCAGAACTCCAGCGCGGCCGGCCCGATCACGCCTCCGGCGGCCGACCGGATCACGGTGCTGAAGTAG